A section of the Primulina eburnea isolate SZY01 chromosome 1, ASM2296580v1, whole genome shotgun sequence genome encodes:
- the LOC140808454 gene encoding uncharacterized protein: MRKDYCISLNASIDCTRVLFRQGHSFRGHGKTESSHNPGNFLIQLEFLGAHNKEINDVILKNAPKNCKLTSPDIQKDIVSACATETINVIIRDVGDSLFSILVDEFRDVSTKEQMSVVIRYVDDSRHVNECFIGIEHLTGITTLSLKVAIDKMFSRYNLSMSKLRGQGFDGANNMQGKFNGLKTFILKENPCAFYIHCFAHYLQLALIVVAKKNLPISNFFRVVGDVLNVVGASCKRSDIIREKHSDFIVGALEIGEISSDRGLNQETTLQRAGGYTLGSHYNSLTSLIYMFSAIIDVLEIISEDDSSSPDKKTEVFNLLE; encoded by the coding sequence ATGCGGAAGGATTATTGTATCAGTCTCAATGCTTCAATTGATTGTACTAGAGTTTTGTTTCGACAAGGGCATTCATTTCGAGGTCACGGTAAAACTGAAAGTTCTCATAATCCAGGTAACTTTCTTATCCAATTGGAATTTTTAGGTGCTCATAATAAAGAGATTAATGATGTGATATTGAAAAATGCTCCTAAAAATTGCAAGTTGACATCACCTGATATTCAGAAAGACATAGTGAGTGCCTGTGCCACTGAAACGATTAATGTTATTATCAGAGATGTTGGTGATTCATTGTTCTCTATTTTAGTTGATGAATTTCGTGATGTTTCAACAAAGGAGCAAATGTCAGTTGTTATCCGTTATGTGGATGATAGTAGACATGTAAATGAATGCTTTATCGGGATTGAACATCTTACCGGTATTACAACACTTTCACTTAAAGTCGCTATCGATAAGATGTTTTCTAGATATAATTTGAGCATGTCTAAGTTGAGAGGACAAGGTTTTGATGGAGCAAATAATATGCAGGGTAAATTTAATGGTTTAAAAACATTCATTTTAAAGGAGAACCCATGTGCATTTTACATACATTGTTTTGCCCATTATCTTCAACTAGCTCTTATAGTTGTGGCCAAGAAAAATCTACCGATTTCTAATTTCTTTCGTGTTGTTGGTGATGTGTTAAATGTTGTTGGAGCATCTTGCAAACGTTCTGATATTATTCGAGAGAAacattcagattttattgtCGGGGCATTGGAGATTGGTGAGATTTCAAGTGACAGGGGACTTAATCAAGAAACTACACTTCAACGTGCTGGGGGATACACGTTGGGGTCACATTACAATTCTTTGACAAGCTTGATTTACATGTTCTCTGCTATCATTGATGTTCTTGAAATAATTTCAGAAGATGATTCCAGTTCTCCTGATAAAAAAACTgaagtatttaatttattagagTAA
- the LOC140812675 gene encoding uncharacterized protein, with amino-acid sequence MAQNDYRGLEHGVLKGAPPPKEKIGIGFQAEQARRYGKKTTTPATYDSSYYPPLMQYQDNSRPIQRAQRRRHQPNRAATAGVAGAGMQAIFLGSNQKSTGTGVFLPRRDGIDPKFSKKPAVSPVLLPSRVVHALNLNVRELGQKIKPQPGEPKNGTVKNTEEKSENNNEEDDDDICLSPEIYLPEEWTY; translated from the exons ATGGCGCAGAATGACTACCGTGGACTCGAGCATGGGGTTCTGAAGGGGGCGCCTCCTCCCAAG GAGAAGATTGGGATAGGGTTTCAGGCGGAGCAAGCTCGTCGATATGGGAAGAAAACCACCACACCGGCCACTTATGACTCGTCGTACTATCCTCCGTTGATGCAG TATCAAGATAATTCAAGACCAATCCAGAGGGCTCAGAGAAGAAGACATCAGCCGAACAGGGCGGCCACGGCCGGGGTGGCTGGGGCTGGGATGCAAGCAATCTTCTTAGGTTCGAACCAAAAAAGTACCGGCACGGGAGTTTTCCTTCCCCGGAGAGATGGCATTGACCCTAAATTCAGCAAGAAGCCAG CGGTGTCTCCGGTGTTGCTGCCTTCTCGAGTTGTTCATGCTCTCAACCTGAATGTGCGTGAACTTGGGCAGAAAATCAAGCCCCAACCAG GTGAGCCCAAAAATGGAACTGTTAAAAACACAGaagaaaaatctgaaaataataACGAGGAAGACGACGACGACATTTGCCTTTCGCCGGAGATCTATCTCCCCGAAGAATGGACATATTAG